One genomic segment of bacterium includes these proteins:
- a CDS encoding N-acetyltransferase, with the protein MRTRKELREFVQLTWPLYKGNGHWVPPLISDLEAMLTPGKNPFWEHAERELFIAEKDGAIAGRIAATICRNHNKLYNEQTGFFGFFESVDDREVAHALIASASDWLREKGMTHIRGPMNPNINEEIGLLVDGFDQDPYVMMPYTLAYYPALLEGEGLKKIKDVYAYEAYTKDGMPEKVERIVGLLKKRYKVNVRPINMKKLDEEARLLKIVHDEAWKENWGAVPFTEAEFEHIVKQLKPIAVPDIVPIVELDGKPVAMAVAVPDANQILRFANGKMFPFGFLKVLFNQNKVNRIRILILGVLSKYRKYGFDALLYYSVFKGVEKHGFKGGEFSWILEDNVDIIRIIESWGSKRTKTYRIYQKPL; encoded by the coding sequence GTGAGGACCCGCAAAGAACTCAGGGAGTTTGTTCAACTGACATGGCCTCTCTACAAAGGAAACGGACACTGGGTGCCGCCTTTGATATCGGACCTGGAGGCTATGCTTACGCCGGGGAAAAATCCTTTCTGGGAGCATGCCGAGCGGGAACTCTTTATAGCCGAAAAGGATGGGGCAATCGCGGGCAGAATCGCCGCCACCATATGCCGGAATCACAACAAGCTCTACAACGAGCAGACCGGCTTCTTCGGATTCTTTGAATCCGTTGATGACCGGGAAGTAGCGCACGCGCTCATCGCAAGCGCGTCCGATTGGCTCAGAGAGAAGGGTATGACACATATCAGAGGTCCTATGAATCCCAACATAAACGAGGAGATAGGTCTTCTTGTGGACGGTTTCGACCAGGACCCTTATGTAATGATGCCATATACACTTGCATACTATCCCGCGTTACTAGAGGGAGAGGGGTTAAAAAAAATAAAGGACGTTTACGCTTACGAGGCGTATACAAAAGACGGGATGCCCGAGAAGGTCGAAAGAATAGTCGGGCTATTAAAGAAGCGTTACAAGGTTAACGTCCGGCCCATAAACATGAAGAAGCTCGACGAGGAAGCAAGGCTCTTGAAGATCGTTCACGACGAGGCATGGAAGGAGAACTGGGGCGCAGTACCTTTCACGGAGGCGGAATTCGAACACATTGTGAAGCAGCTTAAGCCTATAGCGGTTCCCGACATAGTGCCTATTGTAGAACTCGACGGCAAGCCTGTTGCGATGGCGGTCGCGGTGCCGGATGCAAACCAGATTCTCCGGTTCGCCAACGGAAAGATGTTTCCGTTCGGATTTCTCAAGGTTTTATTCAACCAGAACAAGGTCAATCGAATCAGAATACTGATTCTCGGTGTTCTATCGAAGTACCGCAAGTACGGGTTCGACGCATTGCTCTACTATTCCGTATTCAAGGGCGTAGAGAAGCACGGGTTCAAGGGCGGCGAGTTCAGCTGGATACTCGAGGATAACGTCGACATCATCCGCATCATAGAGTCCTGGGGCTCAAAGCGCACAAAAACCTACCGCATCTACCAGAAACCGCTCTGA
- a CDS encoding aminotransferase class I/II-fold pyridoxal phosphate-dependent enzyme translates to MIMLGSNNYLGLTADPRVKEAAIEATEKYGTSCTGSRFLNGTLAIHLELEEKLAEFNHKEDCICFSTGYQTNLGTISALVQKGDFVITDKLDHASIIDGAMLSLGTMKRFIHNDMESLSRVIESLPEDSGKLVVVDGIFSMEGDITPLPDLVRVCKKYDARLLVDEAHSVGVMGKNGAGVCEHFGLSSEVDLIMGTFSKSFASLGGYMAGDKRVITFIRHNARSLIFSASITPASTAAALKSLEIMISEPERRERLWKNARMMLSELPKMGFNIGTSETPVIPLHFGDDMKTIYFWQELHNAGVFVNPVIPPAVPPSKSLIRTSYMATHTEEELKEALKIFEKVGQRTGVL, encoded by the coding sequence ATGATTATGCTCGGTTCAAACAACTATCTCGGGCTTACCGCCGACCCCCGGGTCAAGGAAGCCGCAATAGAGGCTACCGAGAAGTACGGCACGAGCTGTACAGGCTCCCGTTTCCTTAACGGAACACTTGCCATCCATCTGGAACTTGAGGAGAAGCTCGCCGAGTTCAACCATAAAGAGGACTGCATCTGCTTCTCGACAGGATACCAGACCAACCTTGGAACCATCTCCGCTCTCGTGCAGAAGGGCGACTTCGTCATAACAGACAAGCTTGACCACGCATCCATCATCGACGGCGCAATGCTGTCCCTGGGAACCATGAAGCGCTTTATACACAACGACATGGAATCACTCTCCAGAGTGATAGAATCCTTACCCGAGGATTCGGGCAAGCTTGTAGTGGTCGACGGCATCTTCTCGATGGAAGGCGACATAACACCCTTGCCCGACCTCGTCAGGGTCTGCAAGAAGTACGACGCCCGGCTTCTGGTTGACGAAGCGCACTCGGTAGGCGTCATGGGAAAAAACGGGGCAGGAGTTTGCGAGCATTTCGGTCTTTCGTCCGAGGTCGACCTCATCATGGGAACCTTCTCGAAATCCTTCGCATCGCTCGGAGGCTACATGGCGGGCGACAAGAGGGTGATTACGTTCATCAGGCACAACGCCCGGTCGCTCATTTTTTCCGCCTCCATCACGCCTGCTTCGACTGCAGCCGCGCTCAAGTCTCTCGAAATAATGATTTCCGAGCCGGAACGCCGCGAGCGACTATGGAAAAACGCCCGCATGATGCTTTCAGAGCTGCCTAAGATGGGGTTCAACATAGGCACGAGCGAAACACCTGTAATACCACTGCACTTCGGCGACGACATGAAGACCATCTACTTCTGGCAGGAGCTTCACAACGCAGGCGTCTTCGTAAACCCGGTTATTCCTCCGGCAGTGCCGCCGTCAAAGTCCTTAATTCGTACGAGCTACATGGCCACGCATACCGAAGAGGAGCTCAAGGAAGCGCTTAAGATATTCGAGAAGGTTGGACAGAGAACGGGGGTTCTTTGA